The genomic DNA ATTTCCGCAAATAATTAATCATCATTTCATGATTTTCAATTATCGTTCTTTCAATCGTCAATTAACACACGaatccttccccttcacattGCAAACGGGCAAATAGACGAGCATGCTTCGATCCTACTGAATCTTCAAAAATGTGGGAACGCATGTCAGCTTCCGAAGGTGGTAAAGGCCTGTCCGTCGACTTTCTCTCCACTCACCCAGCCAATGCGAAACGCATAAAGCAGCTTGAGAATTGGATGCCCGAAGTAAGCACTTTAACTCTCCTCCGCtatccttgtccttcccctctttaCATGCGAGCTAATCATCCAATTTCCCTCCCTCATCTTAACTGAAACAGGCTCTACAAATTAGAGCTGCAAGTCCTTGCGGAGCGACTTCGGACAATTTCAATGGCTTCTTAGATGCTGTGAACCCTACTGGGGGAACTTACAGCGCCAGTTTCTGGTAAAGCTAGGATGTATATATAACTATTAGTCCGAGGGGAAGTAATGGGGAATTGGGGGGAAACGCTCCAATCGTGTATAAGGGTGTAAGCGATGTGGTAGCATGTAGCATGATGATAGATGATTGGTGGTaatctttcttcttctttgatcaGTCATTTATCATTCTCATCGGCGGGCACCGTCAGTAATTCCATCTCAAGTACTGCAGATATCTTTAATGCCAGGAATCTTCCGTCCCATTTTAATGCATAGTAAGATAGCATGATGGGGACTATGTATCTTGGTAGTCGTTCCCCATCAACAGATACCGTGAGGTGAGTATAGTAACCTACGTTTCCTAGCCACAGATCATTATCCGTCCCGAAGTGTATCACCTTTCGAGTCAAGCTTTCGGTCCGAACTGATCGACGACGCATTTCAACCTTCACTTGTCCCATCCACTTTATCCacgttccttctttttctcgttGTCATTCAcctctcatccatctttccATATTTGTATATATCTTTGACAGTTTTTGGTATCTTCGTCCATATTTCCTCTCTTAATCTTACAACCTAAACAGTGAAAAACACCAAAATACAGAACAATGGTGCACCAACCCGACAATCCACCTGTCGCGACCATCGAGTCCGGTGGGCCAGCGACGAGCCCGACCTTGGAGGAGAGGCCGCATGAGTTCCGCTACGAGGTGTGTTCGCATCCTAGGCAAAagtgggaaggagggaaatgTATGTCACAGCTGATAGACAATTGACCGACAGATCGTTCAGGGATACTTTATCCAGAACGGGCCTCAACCCAAGCATACTAACTTTGAAGACCTTGTAAGTTTGCTTCGACCATCCCCTGCTTCGTTTTACGCCATAGACCCGACCCATTACCAATGTCAACTCGAGCTTTCTACTCTATGAATATAGCTGACATTCGCTCTATGATTATGTACTGTATTGCTGTACATTTTTAGCTGAAGCAAAGCTTTGGGTTAATTGATAATAGTCCCGAGAGATGGTACAACCTCAAAGCGTCTATCAGAAAACTGCAAGATCAGGCGCCTGAAGGTGTTTACTACAAAGTAATGTTCCTTGGTTAGTGATTCCTTCCATTTGGATGGCATGTCATGCCATCATGGAAATAAAATAGGGCTGAAGCAATATGGCTGAGATAGCGAGGCATGGTCAAGGATGGCATAACTTTGGTGCTGGCAAGTATGGCATAGATGTGAGTCTGTTGTCTTCTAAGATTGCTACTCTTATCTAATACCTCACTTTTTTTGGCTTGGCGCATAACcagaaatgggaagaatACTGGACCTACCTCTACAACGATGATGAAATCACCTGGGGCCCCGACCCCGAATTAACACCCTTGGGAAAATCCCAAGCCCAAGCTATAAACCGCTGTTGGGCGGCTGAAGCTCCCTTGGGCGCACCAATCAAGTCAGATGAGATGACATGGTATGTCTCCCCGTTTACTAGGACGGGTCAGACGTTGGAAGAAAGTTGGGGGGCGTTGTTGGGTAGGGCGCCGGAAGTTTGGGAGGATTGGAGGGAGGTGTATGGAAGCCATACTTGTGAT from Cryptococcus deuterogattii R265 chromosome 11, complete sequence includes the following:
- a CDS encoding phosphoglycerate mutase; this translates as MVHQPDNPPVATIESGGPATSPTLEERPHEFRYEIVQGYFIQNGPQPKHTNFEDLLKQSFGLIDNSPERWYNLKASIRKLQDQAPEGVYYKVMFLARHGQGWHNFGAGKYGIDKWEEYWTYLYNDDEITWGPDPELTPLGKSQAQAINRCWAAEAPLGAPIKSDEMTWYVSPFTRTGQTLEESWGALLGRAPEVWEDWREVYGSHTCDKRSTRTILQKRFPSFKFEEGLTEEDELWKEDDRETDAHMQMRAQRAMDRLFGKDGAKETYISVTAHSAILRNLLAVLHHQAYPLATGEMIPVVVKATRLRANS